One window of Catonella massiliensis genomic DNA carries:
- a CDS encoding glycoside hydrolase family 5 protein has translation MNTRIDKVKGVNLGNWLVLEKWMSPELFAGTTAEDEYYLPTQLPKEVYEARIRQHRAEYISERDFVYIKSLGLNSVRIPVPYFIFGDREPFIGCIEELDKAFNWAERYGLSILIDLHTAPDSQNGFDNGGISGVCKWSSEPEEVEFVLTVLERLAHRYGERKGLWGIQIINEPVSEDLWDMVQKRYPPVDSKKAEGSGPVTSKFLREFYVKAYDRLRKYLPKEKYVVFHDGFRLKEWKDFMREDRFENVVLDTHQYLMVAEMQGTAQTLDSYVKYIKDVYEEDVKEMQEYFPVICGEWCLFNSLACGRDTKGGRSVLNGEMEDITKVLSDEEKKHIYKTLCKAQLEAWNGGSGYYYWSYKLLTDTVNTKGWEGWDPWDLGRSAAFGWFETE, from the coding sequence ATGAATACAAGAATTGATAAAGTAAAAGGTGTAAATTTAGGGAACTGGCTGGTTCTAGAGAAATGGATGAGTCCGGAGCTCTTTGCAGGGACTACAGCGGAAGATGAATATTATCTTCCTACACAGCTTCCAAAAGAAGTATATGAAGCAAGAATACGCCAGCACAGGGCTGAGTATATTTCTGAGAGAGATTTTGTATACATAAAGTCTCTTGGCTTAAATTCAGTAAGGATACCCGTTCCATACTTCATATTTGGTGACAGAGAACCATTTATAGGCTGTATTGAAGAGCTTGACAAGGCATTCAACTGGGCAGAGCGATATGGGCTCAGTATTCTTATAGACCTACATACTGCACCTGATAGTCAGAACGGCTTTGACAATGGCGGAATAAGTGGAGTATGCAAGTGGTCTAGCGAACCCGAAGAGGTTGAATTTGTGCTGACTGTACTTGAAAGGCTTGCACACCGCTATGGAGAGAGAAAGGGACTTTGGGGCATCCAGATAATAAATGAACCTGTATCTGAGGATTTGTGGGACATGGTTCAAAAGAGATATCCGCCTGTTGATAGTAAAAAGGCTGAGGGCTCAGGTCCTGTTACAAGTAAATTTTTACGTGAGTTTTATGTAAAAGCTTATGACAGGCTAAGAAAATACCTCCCTAAGGAAAAATACGTTGTATTTCACGATGGCTTCCGCCTCAAAGAGTGGAAGGACTTTATGAGGGAGGATAGGTTTGAAAATGTTGTCCTTGATACCCATCAGTATCTGATGGTGGCTGAGATGCAGGGAACCGCACAAACTCTTGATTCTTATGTAAAGTATATAAAAGATGTGTATGAAGAGGACGTAAAGGAAATGCAGGAGTATTTTCCTGTAATCTGCGGAGAGTGGTGCCTTTTTAACTCTCTCGCTTGTGGAAGGGATACAAAGGGCGGTCGGTCTGTATTAAATGGTGAGATGGAAGATATAACTAAAGTGCTTAGTGATGAAGAAAAAAAGCATATTTACAAAACTCTTTGTAAGGCACAGCTTGAGGCGTGGAATGGGGGAAGCGGCTATTATTACTGGAGCTACAAGTTACTTACAGATACTGTAAATACCAAAGGCTGGGAAGGCTGGGATCCTTGGGATCTTGGCAGAAGTGCAGCCTTTGGGTGGTTTGAAACGGAGTAG
- a CDS encoding glycoside hydrolase family 43 protein, whose product MIKNPILTGFNPDPCICRKGDDFYIAVSSFEWLPGIPIYHSKDLKHWELYTHVLTLNSQVELRKLPSAKGVWAPCLTYCEEEDSFYVIYGVMNSMNARYFDVDNYLIKAKDIRGPWTEPVYLHSAGFDASILHDDDGRKYIVSLEWETRDGYEKPGVICVAEYDTKNKCLKEYPKRVYNGGTDRGCIEAPHLTKRGEYYYLMCAEGGTGYNHCVTMARSKSPYGPFEKDPMNPILTSSPNNSNERADWDHLKPRYYNPESALQKSGHGSYVNLDEKTAYLVHLCARPFVPELRCTLGRESAIQKMVWTDDGWLRMADGTNLAKIETEEADLPAFDAEILPDRDDFDETVLRKDYYSPRIFPSEFTDCKSREGFIRLRGQESLSSLNRVSLLCRKLPSVEVEASVCLDFNPEIYQHSAGLVLYYDNMNYIALRKYYSDTLKQPAVAIISLENGEKKEHLDTRTAVDCRMLRFELIVSGRESYFKWGYEGEDTKPIGPVFATDKLSDEYCKYGEFTGTMVGIFAVDSMFHKKEADFDYFSVTNKEE is encoded by the coding sequence ATGATAAAGAATCCAATACTTACAGGATTTAACCCGGATCCTTGCATTTGCAGAAAGGGAGATGATTTTTACATAGCAGTATCTTCTTTTGAATGGTTACCCGGAATCCCCATATATCATTCCAAAGACTTGAAACACTGGGAGTTATACACACATGTATTAACTCTTAATTCGCAGGTTGAACTTAGGAAGCTTCCATCTGCAAAAGGAGTGTGGGCTCCCTGCCTTACCTACTGCGAGGAAGAGGATAGCTTTTATGTTATCTATGGTGTGATGAACTCTATGAATGCCAGATACTTTGATGTAGATAACTACCTTATAAAAGCAAAGGATATAAGAGGTCCTTGGACAGAACCTGTATATCTGCATTCTGCGGGATTTGACGCGTCTATACTACACGATGATGATGGAAGAAAATACATAGTTTCTCTGGAGTGGGAGACTAGAGACGGTTATGAAAAGCCAGGTGTAATCTGTGTTGCAGAGTATGATACTAAGAACAAATGCCTGAAGGAATATCCTAAGCGGGTATACAACGGTGGTACTGATAGAGGCTGTATTGAAGCACCTCACCTTACTAAAAGGGGAGAGTATTACTATCTAATGTGTGCAGAAGGCGGAACGGGATACAATCACTGTGTTACTATGGCAAGGTCAAAGTCTCCATATGGGCCGTTTGAAAAGGACCCTATGAATCCCATACTGACCTCATCGCCAAATAATTCAAATGAAAGGGCAGATTGGGATCACCTAAAGCCAAGATACTATAATCCTGAGTCGGCTTTGCAAAAGTCAGGACATGGTAGTTATGTTAATCTGGATGAAAAAACTGCTTATCTGGTTCATCTATGTGCAAGACCGTTTGTGCCGGAGCTTAGATGTACTCTGGGGAGAGAAAGTGCGATTCAGAAAATGGTATGGACTGATGATGGCTGGCTTAGAATGGCAGATGGCACTAATCTGGCTAAGATTGAAACAGAGGAAGCAGATTTGCCTGCTTTTGATGCAGAGATACTACCGGACAGAGATGATTTTGATGAGACGGTATTAAGAAAGGACTATTATTCCCCAAGAATATTCCCCAGTGAATTTACAGACTGCAAAAGCAGGGAAGGCTTTATCAGACTTAGGGGGCAGGAATCTCTATCTTCACTTAATAGAGTGAGCCTCCTTTGCAGAAAACTACCATCAGTAGAAGTTGAGGCTTCTGTATGCTTAGATTTTAACCCTGAGATATATCAACATAGTGCCGGCCTGGTGCTTTATTATGACAATATGAATTATATAGCGCTTAGGAAGTATTATTCAGATACTCTTAAGCAGCCTGCGGTTGCAATTATATCCCTTGAAAATGGTGAAAAGAAAGAACATCTGGACACAAGAACAGCTGTTGATTGCCGTATGCTTAGATTTGAACTAATCGTATCGGGCAGAGAAAGCTATTTCAAATGGGGATATGAGGGCGAGGATACCAAGCCTATTGGACCTGTTTTTGCTACGGATAAGCTTTCGGATGAATATTGCAAATACGGTGAGTTTACGGGCACGATGGTAGGTATATTCGCAGTAGACAGTATGTTTCACAAGAAGGAAGCTGATTTTGATTATTTTAGTGTAACTAATAAAGAAGAATAA